A single window of Buchnera aphidicola (Cinara kochiana kochiana) DNA harbors:
- the iscU gene encoding Fe-S cluster assembly scaffold IscU — protein sequence MAYSKKVLDHYENPRNVGSFSEQEKNVGTSLVGAPACGDVMKLQIKVNKKNIIEDACFKTYGCGSAIASSSLMTEWVKGKTLKEANKIKNTDIAKELDLPPVKIHCSILAEDAIKGAIANYQKKYKKKK from the coding sequence ATGGCTTACAGTAAAAAAGTATTAGATCATTACGAAAACCCAAGAAATGTTGGTTCATTTTCAGAACAAGAAAAAAATGTAGGTACCAGTTTAGTAGGCGCTCCTGCTTGTGGTGATGTAATGAAATTACAAATAAAAGTAAATAAAAAAAATATTATAGAAGATGCTTGTTTCAAAACATACGGATGCGGTTCTGCCATTGCTTCTAGTTCATTAATGACAGAATGGGTAAAAGGAAAAACATTGAAAGAAGCAAATAAAATAAAAAATACAGATATAGCAAAAGAATTAGATTTACCTCCTGTAAAAATTCACTGCTCAATTTTAGCAGAAGATGCAATTAAAGGAGCAATTGCCAATTATCAAAAAAAATATAAAAAAAAAAAATAA
- the hscB gene encoding Fe-S protein assembly co-chaperone HscB, which produces MNYFNLFQIPQKFNIDKNKLINNFYELQKKYHPDNCDKNHLNENKKILISIQINKGFNILKNKFTRANHLLEINKKKYKIKEKYIFNKKKTLIEKFQLYEEIQKIKNQSNSFTKINIFIKNIKIKLNLYFLEFNKKIKEKKINSADQVYGHICFIYKILKKAQNLKNTLTNE; this is translated from the coding sequence ATGAATTATTTTAATTTATTTCAAATACCCCAAAAATTTAATATTGATAAAAATAAATTAATTAACAATTTTTATGAATTACAAAAAAAATATCATCCAGATAATTGTGATAAAAATCATTTAAACGAAAATAAAAAAATATTAATATCTATTCAAATTAACAAAGGATTTAACATATTAAAAAATAAATTTACTAGAGCAAATCATTTATTGGAAATAAATAAAAAAAAATATAAAATAAAAGAAAAATATATTTTTAATAAAAAAAAAACATTAATTGAAAAATTTCAATTATACGAAGAAATACAAAAAATAAAAAATCAATCAAATTCATTTACTAAAATTAATATTTTTATAAAAAATATAAAAATTAAATTAAATTTATATTTTTTAGAATTTAATAAAAAAATTAAAGAAAAAAAAATTAATTCTGCAGATCAGGTATATGGTCATATATGTTTTATATATAAAATTTTAAAAAAAGCTCAAAATTTAAAAAACACTTTAACTAATGAATAA